In Deinococcus maricopensis DSM 21211, one genomic interval encodes:
- a CDS encoding isopeptide-forming domain-containing fimbrial protein, with the protein MLKLNFIARFLPVALLSLGCALAVGTPANTVIENVASATATLDTPGGDETVELLSNVVRTTVLPVCAPSVVPNGTLSAPGQTLARLPGESGVFTYTVTNGGNDRFALALTADVDGASNFTPDVQVIVDANGNGKLDDADMPASSVTLAADARATVFVKVTAGAAARGNAFVNLAAACGAADGGARDADNVSLLKVGEPPALVLRKTFGSATVRPGEETTVRVDVQNTGAGDSREVVVTDALDTPDMADFTFVPGSATSTAGAVSFSGDGVTFADAEPTPVRQVRWRLPTVPAGATASLTFRLRVPASAVGARANTVTLATPNTPALTSTARVDVRYTPALAIGPVGNARALPGGELSADDTQTRVSAVLRQPVCFVHTLANLGDQDDAVTLRADLQAGAADVTFTAEDGGALAQPLPLARGASVNVRVCLTPTGASAGADALRVLITAVSSVGAPSNATIDRVTSVATVAPDLNKTVNADGTVTAGTELTYTLTVHNPYAFALEGVRVTDPLSAQLTFVRASDGGAFANGAVTWALGALAPGETRTLTLVTTVNADAPDDVVVENTFSFVSTQTPTPVPSPTTRTPVYSSGLPITKTSTPTVVTVGDRITYTITLRNPSRSATFRSVEIEDDMPRGLSYLPGTATLDGRALPDPTVKSAGALIWTVADLQPGQQLVLKFDARVTPEAGDDLVNVVIARALGMNGSRVTSNFARAANKTDPALFVTRGDLVGYVFIDRNRDGTYQKGFDQPIQNARVVLANGRVALTDTEGRYHFAGVQEGFAALRLDPSSVPYAALSVPQDGARDGSRGVFIRNLTSVDFPLGALGGDIAVLRDTTVRVGDLTIFKQVFTTAERGVYLTQLTLSSPRDLPDFFLDDPLPDGAQLLDGQNAARDATLTAGTHIITYRFRFAGDANAAVTDPNAGWRY; encoded by the coding sequence GTGCTCAAGCTCAACTTCATCGCGAGATTCCTGCCGGTGGCGCTGCTCTCCCTGGGCTGCGCCCTCGCTGTCGGAACGCCCGCGAACACCGTCATCGAGAACGTCGCGTCCGCGACGGCCACCCTGGACACCCCCGGCGGTGATGAGACCGTCGAACTGCTCAGCAACGTGGTCCGCACGACGGTCTTGCCCGTGTGCGCGCCGAGCGTCGTTCCGAACGGCACCCTGAGCGCCCCGGGGCAGACGCTCGCGCGGTTGCCCGGGGAGAGCGGCGTGTTCACGTACACCGTGACGAACGGCGGCAACGACCGCTTCGCGCTCGCACTCACCGCCGACGTGGACGGCGCGTCGAACTTCACGCCGGACGTGCAGGTGATCGTGGACGCGAACGGGAACGGCAAGCTGGATGACGCCGACATGCCCGCGAGCAGCGTGACCCTCGCAGCGGACGCCCGCGCGACCGTGTTCGTGAAGGTCACGGCGGGCGCTGCCGCGCGCGGCAACGCGTTCGTGAACCTGGCAGCGGCGTGCGGCGCGGCGGACGGCGGTGCGCGCGACGCGGACAACGTGTCGCTGCTGAAGGTCGGCGAGCCGCCCGCGCTGGTGCTCCGCAAGACGTTCGGGAGCGCGACGGTCCGCCCCGGCGAGGAAACGACCGTGCGCGTGGACGTGCAGAACACCGGCGCGGGTGATTCCCGCGAGGTCGTCGTGACGGACGCGCTGGACACGCCGGACATGGCGGACTTCACGTTCGTGCCGGGCAGCGCCACGTCCACGGCGGGCGCCGTGAGCTTCAGCGGTGACGGCGTGACCTTCGCGGACGCCGAGCCGACCCCGGTGCGGCAGGTGCGCTGGCGCCTCCCGACCGTCCCGGCGGGCGCCACCGCCAGCCTGACTTTCCGCCTGCGCGTGCCTGCCTCGGCGGTGGGCGCCCGCGCGAACACCGTGACGCTCGCCACGCCGAACACCCCGGCGCTGACCAGCACGGCGCGCGTGGACGTGCGGTACACGCCGGCCCTCGCCATCGGTCCCGTCGGGAACGCGCGCGCCCTGCCGGGCGGCGAACTCAGCGCGGACGACACGCAGACGCGCGTGTCCGCGGTGCTGCGCCAGCCGGTGTGCTTCGTGCACACCCTGGCGAACCTCGGGGACCAGGACGACGCGGTGACGCTGCGCGCGGACCTGCAGGCCGGCGCGGCGGACGTGACGTTCACGGCGGAGGACGGCGGTGCCCTCGCGCAGCCGCTGCCGCTCGCGCGCGGCGCGAGCGTGAACGTCCGCGTGTGCCTCACGCCCACCGGCGCGAGTGCCGGCGCGGACGCCCTGCGCGTGCTGATCACGGCGGTCAGCAGCGTCGGCGCGCCCAGCAACGCCACCATCGACCGCGTGACGAGCGTCGCCACGGTCGCCCCGGACCTGAACAAGACCGTGAATGCGGACGGCACCGTCACCGCCGGCACGGAGCTCACGTACACGCTCACGGTTCACAACCCGTACGCGTTCGCGCTGGAAGGCGTGCGCGTCACCGACCCGCTCAGCGCGCAGCTGACCTTCGTGCGCGCCTCGGACGGCGGTGCGTTCGCGAACGGCGCGGTCACCTGGGCGCTCGGCGCGCTCGCGCCCGGCGAGACGCGCACGCTCACGCTGGTCACGACCGTGAACGCGGACGCGCCCGACGACGTGGTCGTCGAGAACACCTTCAGCTTCGTCAGCACGCAGACGCCCACGCCCGTGCCGTCCCCCACGACGCGCACGCCGGTGTACAGCAGCGGCCTGCCCATCACGAAAACCAGCACGCCCACCGTCGTCACCGTCGGTGACCGCATCACGTACACCATCACGCTGCGCAACCCCAGCCGCAGCGCGACGTTCCGCAGCGTCGAAATCGAGGACGACATGCCCCGCGGGCTCTCGTACCTGCCCGGCACGGCCACGCTGGACGGCCGCGCCCTGCCCGACCCGACCGTCAAGAGCGCGGGCGCCCTGATCTGGACGGTCGCGGACCTGCAGCCCGGACAGCAGCTGGTGCTGAAGTTCGACGCGCGCGTCACGCCCGAAGCGGGCGACGACCTCGTGAACGTCGTGATCGCGCGCGCGCTCGGCATGAACGGCTCGCGCGTCACCAGCAACTTCGCGCGCGCCGCGAACAAGACCGACCCGGCGCTGTTCGTCACGCGCGGCGACCTCGTCGGGTACGTGTTCATTGACCGCAACCGCGACGGCACGTACCAAAAAGGCTTCGACCAGCCCATTCAGAACGCCCGCGTGGTCCTCGCGAACGGCCGCGTGGCCCTCACGGACACCGAAGGCCGCTACCACTTCGCGGGCGTGCAGGAAGGCTTCGCCGCCCTGCGCCTCGACCCGAGCAGCGTCCCGTACGCCGCGCTCAGCGTCCCTCAGGACGGCGCGCGCGACGGCAGCCGCGGCGTGTTCATCCGCAACCTCACCAGCGTCGACTTCCCGCTCGGCGCGCTTGGCGGCGACATCGCCGTCCTGCGCGACACGACCGTGCGCGTCGGCGACCTCACCATCTTCAAGCAGGTGTTCACGACCGCCGAACGCGGCGTGTACCTCACGCAGCTGACCCTCAGCTCCCCCCGTGACCTGCCGGACTTCTTCCTCGACGATCCCCTCCCGGACGGCGCGCAACTCCTCGACGGCCAGAACGCCGCGCGGGACGCGACCCTCACGGCAGGCACCCACATCATCACGTACCGGTTCCGGTTCGCCGGCGACGCCAACGCCGCCGTCACCGACCCGAACGCCGGCTGGAGGTACTGA